A genomic window from Streptomyces sp. 846.5 includes:
- a CDS encoding HAMP domain-containing sensor histidine kinase yields the protein MPRSVPLRRSLVVRLLATSVLVAVCSIAATAWLAVKSTSRAIEQQQSQALSQDANIYSTLLDFAATHHSWDGVGPTVAALARSTGRRVALTTSARAPIADSQPAGDAAAAGRSALPSQASAVVDPLNVDPALAPGSGASRIAAQATGPFQLSGKEQADLLNAADTTVSCLEEMGQTARISTSPGGRPSVITSSGYAGLLVIDKCNSKLLLFPTESEAKALAELDGLVNSCLTRQGIPPVEVDLDYSWTGRPTTSKKAAQTIATCIESGRREQLAPYVAPAALLFVTSPARTPGSVFDLSRANTIRIVEVTALVLAVTVAVTVLVATRLVRPLRALAEAAQRPDEPHARVPVRGRNEIGYLAAALNDLSQRRERIEQQREAMVSDVAHELRTPLSNIRGWLEAVQDGVAEPDAELVSALLQEALLLQHIIDDLRDLAAADADTFRLHPEPVRLREVLQQVAAAHQDAARAAGITLETRTDGDIGLVADPLRLRQAVGNLVSNGIRHTPEGGSVTVGARQDGPQTLIEVADTGTGISPENLPHVFERFWRAEKSRSRQTGGSGLGLAIVRQLVEAHGGTVTVTSTSAAGTVFTIRLPG from the coding sequence GTGCCCCGTAGCGTCCCTCTGCGCAGGAGCCTGGTCGTGCGGCTGCTGGCCACCTCCGTGCTGGTCGCCGTCTGCTCGATCGCGGCGACCGCGTGGCTCGCGGTGAAGTCCACCTCGCGGGCCATCGAGCAGCAGCAGAGCCAGGCACTGTCCCAGGACGCCAACATCTACAGCACGCTGCTGGACTTCGCCGCCACCCACCACAGCTGGGACGGAGTCGGTCCCACCGTCGCCGCGCTGGCGCGCTCCACCGGCCGCCGGGTCGCACTCACCACCTCCGCACGCGCCCCCATCGCCGACTCCCAACCCGCAGGGGACGCTGCCGCCGCCGGCCGCTCAGCACTGCCGTCCCAGGCCTCCGCCGTCGTGGACCCCCTCAACGTGGACCCCGCGCTCGCGCCCGGCTCCGGGGCCAGCCGGATCGCCGCCCAGGCCACCGGTCCGTTCCAGCTCAGCGGCAAGGAGCAGGCGGACCTGCTCAACGCGGCTGACACGACGGTCAGTTGCCTGGAGGAGATGGGGCAGACCGCCCGGATCAGCACCAGCCCCGGCGGGCGGCCGAGCGTCATCACCAGCAGCGGCTACGCCGGCCTGCTGGTGATCGACAAATGCAACTCCAAGCTGCTGCTCTTCCCCACCGAGAGCGAGGCGAAGGCACTCGCCGAACTCGACGGCCTGGTCAACTCCTGTCTGACCCGGCAGGGGATTCCGCCGGTCGAGGTCGACCTCGACTACTCCTGGACCGGGCGGCCGACCACCTCCAAGAAGGCCGCCCAGACCATCGCGACCTGCATCGAATCCGGTCGCCGGGAGCAGCTCGCCCCCTATGTCGCCCCTGCCGCGCTGCTCTTCGTCACCAGCCCGGCCCGGACCCCCGGCTCGGTGTTCGACCTGTCCCGGGCCAACACGATCCGCATCGTGGAGGTGACCGCGCTGGTCCTGGCCGTGACCGTGGCCGTCACCGTGCTGGTGGCCACCCGGCTGGTCCGGCCGCTGCGGGCCCTGGCCGAGGCGGCCCAGCGGCCCGACGAGCCGCATGCCCGGGTTCCGGTCCGGGGCAGGAACGAGATCGGCTACCTCGCGGCCGCGCTGAACGACCTCTCGCAGCGCCGTGAACGCATCGAGCAGCAGCGCGAGGCGATGGTCAGCGATGTGGCCCACGAACTGCGCACGCCGCTGAGCAACATCCGCGGCTGGCTGGAGGCCGTCCAGGACGGCGTGGCCGAACCGGATGCGGAGCTGGTCTCCGCCCTGCTGCAGGAGGCCCTGCTGCTGCAGCACATCATCGACGACCTGCGCGACCTGGCGGCCGCCGACGCGGACACCTTCCGGCTGCATCCCGAGCCGGTCCGTCTGCGCGAGGTGCTCCAGCAGGTGGCCGCGGCGCACCAGGACGCCGCCCGGGCCGCCGGCATCACCCTGGAGACCCGGACTGACGGCGACATAGGACTGGTGGCCGATCCGCTGCGGCTGCGCCAGGCGGTCGGCAACCTGGTGTCCAACGGCATCCGGCACACTCCCGAGGGCGGCAGCGTCACCGTGGGAGCCCGCCAGGACGGGCCGCAGACGCTGATCGAGGTGGCCGACACGGGTACCGGGATCAGCCCCGAGAACCTGCCGCATGTCTTCGAGCGCTTCTGGCGCGCGGAGAAGTCCCGCAGTCGCCAGACCGGCGGCAGCGGTCTGGGGCTGGCCATCGTGCGCCAGCTGGTCGAGGCCCACGGCGGAACGGTGACGGTGACCAGCACCTCTGCTGCCGGAACGGTCTTCACGATCCGGCTTCCGGGGTGA
- a CDS encoding glycosyl hydrolase encodes MKISSTSFIGATALLLTLTAFTTACSGSGPALTHRVLDHAQGADLAVSKAKNILVPAHGALLGHYYGAGSIAQTDARIGRKPAVHLVYYNWTDDWAASSTTRADFADGRIPLVNWEPFDVDFNDIISGKLDATIRARADGAKALGKKFFLDFAAEMNEEEGWGGHDPAKYIAAYRHIHDIFVARGTTNVVWAWCPNVTDSADAPSTMSYYPGDSYVDWTGVDGYNWGTSDPNFEWQSFKDLFADIYAKLAAKGKPIIIGEMASDEAGGSKAQWIDSIVPTLKSRFPLIKAFVWFDIDKERHWQINSSPSSLASYARMAKDPYLNP; translated from the coding sequence GTGAAGATCTCCAGCACCTCATTCATAGGCGCAACCGCACTGCTGCTGACGCTCACCGCGTTCACCACCGCATGCTCCGGTTCCGGACCGGCCCTCACCCACCGGGTGCTCGACCACGCCCAAGGCGCCGACCTGGCGGTGAGCAAAGCGAAGAACATCCTCGTTCCCGCGCACGGCGCGCTGCTCGGCCACTACTACGGCGCGGGGAGCATCGCCCAGACCGATGCCCGCATCGGCAGGAAGCCGGCCGTCCACCTCGTCTACTACAACTGGACGGACGACTGGGCGGCCTCCTCCACGACGCGCGCCGACTTCGCCGACGGCCGCATCCCGCTGGTCAACTGGGAGCCGTTCGACGTCGACTTCAACGACATCATCAGCGGAAAGCTGGACGCGACGATCCGGGCCCGCGCCGACGGCGCCAAGGCGCTGGGCAAGAAGTTCTTCCTGGACTTCGCGGCCGAGATGAACGAGGAGGAGGGCTGGGGCGGGCACGACCCGGCGAAGTACATCGCCGCCTACCGCCACATCCACGACATCTTCGTCGCCCGCGGCACGACCAACGTCGTCTGGGCCTGGTGCCCGAACGTCACCGACAGCGCCGACGCCCCGTCGACGATGAGCTACTACCCCGGCGACAGCTATGTCGACTGGACCGGGGTCGACGGCTACAACTGGGGGACCTCGGACCCGAACTTCGAGTGGCAGAGCTTCAAGGACCTCTTCGCCGACATCTACGCGAAGCTCGCCGCGAAGGGCAAGCCCATCATCATCGGGGAGATGGCCTCCGACGAGGCCGGCGGCAGCAAGGCGCAGTGGATCGACTCCATAGTCCCCACCCTGAAGTCCAGGTTCCCGCTGATCAAGGCGTTCGTCTGGTTCGACATCGACAAGGAACGGCACTGGCAGATCAACTCCTCGCCGTCGTCGCTCGCGTCCTACGCGCGCATGGCGAAGGACCCCTACCTCAATCCCTGA
- a CDS encoding trehalase family glycosidase has protein sequence MHRAYRLALTVSACAALLVTPVLGTPERATAASATDPGSAYNLSPTSRTLSPASVHSTAGSVSSPSNLLSGQSTRLTGNGSAVTLDFGKEVGGIVTLHFAGSSDAGQSVGLAFTESPQYVGTSSDNSADGTDGAIYASVSGSGSYTMPTDKLRGGFRYLTLFLNSSGWVDINGVSLAFTAAPGVADPAAYPDYFYSNDDLLNRIWYAGAYTVQLNTIDPAQGRVYPPVSSGWENNGSVGSGSEVLVDGAKRDRSIWSGDLGISTPTAYVSTGDTLGTRNSLNALYGDQKSSGELPWGGPGFNLYSSDTYHMWALIGTAGYYLETADKGWLDGIWSQYQRGVDFITAKVDGNGLLNVTGTQDWARGDQGGENIEANAMLYHVLATGASLAQAEGNSSLASSYSSQAAALRTQINARLWDSGTGAYRDNPSSSLHPQDGNSLAVWYGVVPSSTQATSIAAYLRSNWSSIGAKTPEFNSNISPFAGSMEVYTHFTAGDDTNALNLIRSEWGYMLNSPIGTGSTFWEGYGADGTLSAYPGSFTSMAHGWSTGPTGALTTDVLGIAPTSPAGAAYQVVPHPGDLTHVEGTLTVASGKSVHVSYDHPAAGSFSMQVDSSSNTGSTGVIAVPRFGQDHVVSVNGAVVWNGSSFTATAGITGADQDANFIYLRGVSPGPYTVGYPATGSIAPTQYQALPGTWTQCAVENGTCAVDGHKTVAFGAAGKFSYGTLGNSTACTTAVFGDPAPGTAKACYTETPPPAANTWTACGAENATCSFSGVMTVAYGANGAYNYATLPGGASCTNATFGDPAPGTAKSCYLTGAPPSFTTWTACAAENSTCSFSGAHEVAYGANGQYSYGSFTGGTPCGNSVFNDPIPGTAKVCYVQ, from the coding sequence ATGCATCGCGCGTACCGCCTCGCGCTGACCGTCAGCGCCTGCGCAGCCCTGCTCGTCACCCCCGTTCTCGGTACGCCCGAGCGGGCGACCGCCGCGTCGGCGACCGATCCGGGCAGCGCCTACAACCTCTCCCCCACGTCGCGGACCCTGTCCCCGGCCTCCGTCCACAGCACCGCGGGCAGCGTCAGCAGTCCGTCCAACCTGCTGTCGGGTCAGTCCACCCGGCTGACCGGCAATGGCTCGGCGGTCACGCTGGACTTTGGCAAGGAGGTCGGCGGCATCGTCACCCTGCACTTCGCCGGCTCCAGCGACGCCGGCCAGAGCGTCGGACTGGCCTTCACCGAGTCCCCGCAGTACGTGGGCACCAGCAGCGACAACTCCGCCGACGGCACGGACGGCGCCATCTACGCCTCCGTCTCGGGCTCCGGCAGCTACACCATGCCGACCGACAAGCTCCGCGGCGGCTTCCGCTACCTGACTCTCTTCCTCAACTCGTCGGGCTGGGTGGACATCAACGGCGTCTCGCTGGCCTTCACCGCGGCGCCGGGCGTCGCCGACCCCGCCGCCTACCCCGACTACTTCTACTCCAACGACGACCTGCTCAACCGGATCTGGTACGCGGGCGCCTACACCGTCCAGTTGAACACCATCGACCCGGCCCAGGGCCGCGTCTACCCGCCGGTGTCCTCGGGCTGGGAGAACAACGGCTCGGTCGGCTCGGGCAGCGAAGTGCTGGTGGACGGCGCCAAGCGGGACCGCTCGATCTGGTCCGGCGACCTGGGCATCTCCACGCCCACCGCCTACGTCAGCACCGGCGACACGCTCGGCACCCGCAACTCGTTGAACGCGCTCTACGGGGACCAGAAGTCGTCCGGTGAACTCCCCTGGGGCGGACCAGGGTTCAACCTCTACAGCTCCGACACCTACCACATGTGGGCGCTGATCGGCACGGCCGGCTACTACCTGGAGACGGCCGACAAGGGCTGGCTCGACGGCATCTGGTCGCAGTACCAGCGCGGCGTCGACTTCATCACCGCCAAGGTCGACGGCAACGGACTGCTCAACGTCACCGGTACCCAGGACTGGGCCCGCGGGGACCAGGGCGGTGAGAACATCGAGGCCAACGCGATGCTCTACCACGTGCTGGCGACCGGCGCCTCGCTGGCGCAGGCCGAGGGCAACAGCTCGCTGGCGAGCAGCTACAGCAGCCAGGCCGCCGCCCTGCGGACCCAGATCAACGCACGGCTGTGGGACTCGGGCACCGGAGCGTACCGGGACAACCCCAGCAGCTCCCTGCACCCGCAGGACGGCAACTCCCTCGCTGTCTGGTACGGAGTCGTCCCCTCCTCGACCCAGGCCACCAGCATCGCCGCCTATCTGCGCTCCAACTGGAGCAGCATCGGCGCGAAGACCCCGGAGTTCAACAGCAACATCTCACCCTTCGCGGGCTCCATGGAGGTGTACACGCACTTCACCGCCGGCGACGACACCAACGCGCTGAACCTGATCCGCTCCGAGTGGGGCTACATGCTCAACTCGCCCATCGGCACCGGGAGTACCTTCTGGGAGGGCTACGGAGCCGACGGCACCCTGTCCGCCTACCCCGGCTCGTTCACCAGCATGGCGCACGGCTGGTCGACCGGGCCGACCGGCGCGCTGACCACGGACGTGCTCGGTATCGCGCCGACCAGCCCGGCCGGCGCCGCCTACCAGGTGGTTCCGCATCCCGGCGACCTCACCCATGTCGAGGGCACGCTGACCGTGGCGTCCGGCAAGTCCGTCCACGTCAGCTACGACCATCCGGCTGCGGGCAGCTTCAGCATGCAGGTCGACAGCTCCAGCAACACCGGATCGACCGGCGTGATCGCCGTCCCCAGGTTCGGGCAGGACCATGTGGTGAGCGTCAACGGCGCCGTCGTCTGGAACGGGAGCTCCTTCACCGCCACCGCCGGGATCACCGGCGCCGACCAGGACGCCAACTTCATCTACCTCCGCGGCGTGTCACCGGGCCCCTACACCGTCGGCTACCCCGCCACCGGCAGCATCGCCCCCACCCAGTACCAGGCCCTGCCGGGCACCTGGACCCAGTGCGCGGTCGAGAACGGGACCTGCGCGGTCGACGGCCACAAGACGGTGGCCTTCGGCGCCGCGGGGAAGTTCAGCTACGGCACCCTGGGCAACTCCACGGCCTGCACCACCGCGGTCTTCGGCGACCCAGCACCCGGCACCGCCAAGGCCTGCTACACCGAGACCCCACCACCCGCGGCCAACACCTGGACCGCCTGCGGCGCCGAGAACGCCACCTGCTCCTTCAGTGGCGTGATGACCGTCGCCTACGGAGCCAACGGCGCATACAACTACGCCACCCTGCCCGGCGGCGCCTCCTGCACCAACGCCACCTTCGGAGACCCGGCACCGGGCACCGCCAAGTCCTGCTACCTGACCGGGGCACCGCCCTCGTTCACCACCTGGACCGCCTGCGCCGCTGAGAACAGCACCTGCTCCTTCAGCGGCGCCCACGAAGTCGCCTACGGCGCCAACGGCCAGTACTCCTACGGCAGTTTCACCGGAGGAACCCCCTGCGGCAACAGCGTGTTCAACGACCCCATCCCCGGCACGGCGAAGGTCTGCTACGTGCAGTGA
- a CDS encoding HAMP domain-containing sensor histidine kinase codes for MTADRPAVARLRRLRWSMTLLYAACSAACLIALVFIAAAIDTRSRAHSLDSEVAGRAEALSRAVWMDQGVLHLEPLAEDELAGVSTVTAVIQRTGGGPLRVRWVRPSSGAALPGAAGLDSLWASTLEAQTTFLATKPGTDGRQLRWAAAPVWDVNDIGAVVLTAIDPAPGEQSHEGFLRRLAAGCAVLVLLSAGAGHLLSGRSMRPALRALDQQEQFLAEAAHELRTPLAMLRLVTEAGSAAPERSPSAMAESVRLVDHMGRLVAGLLVRARIEAGSRPLELTPLRLDQLVEQAVDEFPDSGAAVSVTTEPTIVRGDPDLLAQAVRNLLENALRHGASADRAPGDGSASVQVYVAAGTVTVRDHGPGIPVAERELMFADRVAGGRGGTGIGLAIVRWVAELHGGTADATEAPGGGALLTLAIPEHTPS; via the coding sequence GTGACCGCCGACCGCCCCGCCGTCGCCAGGCTGCGCCGGCTGCGCTGGTCGATGACGCTGCTGTACGCGGCCTGCAGCGCCGCCTGCCTGATCGCGCTGGTGTTCATAGCCGCAGCCATCGACACCCGGTCCCGGGCCCACAGCCTCGACTCGGAGGTGGCCGGCCGCGCGGAGGCGTTGTCCCGCGCCGTCTGGATGGACCAGGGCGTGCTGCACCTGGAACCGCTCGCTGAGGACGAGCTCGCCGGCGTGTCCACGGTGACGGCCGTGATCCAGCGCACCGGCGGCGGCCCCCTCCGGGTGCGATGGGTCCGACCCTCGTCCGGAGCCGCGCTGCCCGGCGCGGCAGGGCTCGACTCGCTGTGGGCGTCCACGCTGGAGGCCCAGACGACGTTCCTGGCGACGAAGCCGGGAACCGACGGCAGACAGCTGCGCTGGGCCGCCGCGCCGGTGTGGGACGTCAACGACATCGGCGCCGTCGTGCTCACCGCGATCGACCCCGCGCCCGGGGAACAGAGCCACGAAGGGTTTCTCCGTCGGCTGGCCGCAGGCTGCGCCGTCCTGGTGCTCCTCTCCGCCGGAGCCGGTCATCTGCTGTCCGGGCGAAGCATGCGCCCGGCCCTGCGGGCGCTGGACCAGCAGGAGCAGTTCCTGGCCGAGGCAGCACACGAACTGCGCACCCCGCTCGCGATGCTGCGCCTGGTGACCGAGGCGGGCAGCGCCGCACCGGAGCGGTCGCCTTCGGCGATGGCCGAGTCGGTCCGGCTGGTCGACCATATGGGCCGGCTGGTGGCCGGGCTGCTGGTCCGGGCCCGGATCGAGGCGGGCTCCCGTCCGCTGGAGCTCACGCCGCTGCGGCTGGACCAGCTGGTCGAGCAGGCGGTCGACGAGTTCCCGGACAGCGGTGCAGCCGTCTCGGTGACGACCGAACCGACCATCGTGCGGGGCGATCCCGACCTCCTCGCCCAGGCGGTGCGCAACCTGCTGGAGAACGCACTCCGCCACGGCGCGTCGGCGGACCGCGCGCCCGGGGACGGGTCGGCATCGGTGCAGGTGTACGTCGCGGCGGGCACCGTGACCGTCCGGGACCACGGTCCGGGGATCCCCGTCGCGGAGCGCGAGCTGATGTTCGCGGACCGGGTCGCGGGCGGCCGCGGCGGCACCGGCATCGGCCTGGCGATCGTGCGGTGGGTCGCCGAGCTCCACGGCGGAACGGCCGACGCGACCGAGGCGCCCGGCGGCGGGGCGCTGCTCACCCTCGCGATTCCCGAGCACACCCCTTCCTGA
- a CDS encoding BadF/BadG/BcrA/BcrD ATPase family protein, translating to MDRQTAHGLLLAVDGGNSKTDVAVFSTDGTVLGRARGLGFRPQADGLDTAMDLLAGIRARALTAAGLGHGITVDAIAAFLAGADLPHEVQALRRAVAARGWAAVQRVDNDTFAVLRAGASRPWGVAVVCGAGINCVGVAPDGSTTGFPALGPISGDWGGGVDIGAAALWHAVRDEDGRGPQTLLRKAVTSHFGVSEVAEATAGLHSGEIAPLRLSELCPAVFAACDQDDRTARALVDRLADEVAAMALTVLRRLDLGGATDPSGTTHSGDQDAEVVLGGSVLASRHPHLLTRIERRLADEAPWARPVVSTAPPLLGAALAALELRPGTDNGLAAAAVRLRRDLVPVRD from the coding sequence ATGGATCGTCAAACTGCACACGGTCTGCTGCTGGCAGTCGACGGCGGCAACAGCAAGACCGACGTCGCCGTGTTCAGCACGGACGGCACAGTCCTGGGCCGGGCCCGGGGTCTGGGCTTCCGCCCCCAGGCGGACGGCCTCGACACGGCCATGGACCTGCTGGCCGGGATCCGGGCCCGGGCCCTGACCGCCGCCGGACTCGGCCACGGGATCACGGTGGACGCCATAGCGGCCTTCCTCGCCGGGGCCGACCTGCCGCACGAGGTCCAGGCCCTGCGCCGGGCCGTCGCCGCCCGCGGCTGGGCCGCCGTCCAACGCGTCGACAACGACACCTTCGCCGTGCTGCGCGCGGGCGCCAGCCGGCCCTGGGGCGTCGCCGTGGTCTGCGGCGCCGGGATCAACTGCGTCGGCGTCGCCCCGGACGGATCCACGACCGGCTTCCCGGCCCTGGGACCCATCTCGGGCGACTGGGGCGGCGGCGTCGACATCGGCGCCGCCGCGCTCTGGCACGCCGTCAGGGACGAGGACGGGCGCGGCCCGCAGACCCTGCTGCGCAAGGCTGTGACCAGCCACTTCGGGGTGAGCGAGGTAGCCGAGGCGACCGCGGGCCTGCACAGCGGCGAGATCGCCCCGCTGCGGCTGAGCGAACTCTGCCCGGCCGTGTTCGCCGCCTGCGACCAGGACGACCGGACCGCCCGGGCACTGGTGGACCGCCTGGCCGACGAGGTCGCCGCCATGGCCCTCACCGTCCTGCGCCGCCTCGACCTGGGCGGAGCCACCGACCCCAGCGGGACCACCCACAGCGGGGACCAGGACGCGGAGGTGGTCCTCGGCGGCAGCGTCCTGGCCTCGCGTCACCCGCACCTGCTCACCCGGATCGAGCGACGGCTGGCCGACGAGGCGCCCTGGGCCCGCCCGGTGGTCAGCACCGCCCCACCGCTGCTCGGCGCCGCCCTCGCCGCCCTTGAGCTGCGCCCGGGGACGGACAACGGCCTCGCCGCAGCGGCGGTGCGGCTGCGGCGAGACCTGGTGCCGGTCAGGGATTGA
- a CDS encoding response regulator transcription factor codes for MRVLVVEDDPGLGPAIAAGLRAAGFAADLAERLAEADLKVSVNGYDCVIADRGLPDGDALDLLKGWRGDGRTFPVLILTAFGTLDDRVSGFEHGADDYLVKPFAMAELVARVRALCRRDQPPRLPELTVGDVTMDLPRRRVRRAGVLLTLTAKEFAVLEALMLRAGQVLTRSELIESCWDEMSDPMSNVVDVVIRQLRRKLGPPDLIEAVRGTGYRIGEPE; via the coding sequence ATGCGCGTGCTCGTGGTGGAGGACGATCCCGGACTGGGCCCGGCGATCGCAGCAGGGCTGCGCGCCGCGGGGTTCGCGGCCGATCTCGCGGAACGGCTCGCGGAGGCCGACCTCAAGGTGTCGGTCAACGGCTACGACTGCGTGATCGCCGACCGCGGCCTGCCCGACGGCGACGCCCTCGACCTGCTCAAGGGGTGGCGCGGCGACGGCCGTACCTTCCCGGTGCTGATACTCACCGCCTTCGGCACCCTCGACGACCGGGTCTCCGGATTCGAGCACGGCGCCGACGACTACCTCGTCAAACCGTTCGCCATGGCCGAGCTGGTCGCCCGGGTGCGCGCGCTGTGCCGACGGGACCAGCCGCCGCGGCTGCCGGAACTCACCGTGGGCGACGTGACCATGGACCTGCCGCGTCGACGGGTGCGCCGCGCCGGGGTGCTGCTCACGCTCACCGCCAAGGAGTTCGCCGTGCTTGAGGCGCTGATGCTGCGGGCCGGTCAGGTGCTCACCCGCAGCGAGCTGATCGAGAGCTGCTGGGACGAGATGAGCGACCCGATGTCCAACGTGGTCGACGTGGTGATCCGGCAGCTGCGCCGCAAGCTCGGGCCGCCCGACCTGATCGAAGCCGTCCGCGGCACCGGCTACCGCATCGGGGAGCCGGAGTGA
- a CDS encoding glycosyl hydrolase family 18 protein, protein MSARRKFASVLSALGVVGAVAVSGFTTASPAVAASSPNAWPAHVFAPYADTWSNNLTLTDAANSYGTKFFTIAFVDGTGCQWSIGGQAALQTQIDNLRAIGGDVSVSFGGYTSDQNLTEIGDSCSTPEAAAAQIESVVTTFNLSHLDFDIEANSLTNSAGIDRRDKALAEVRSWASSNGRSLSISLTVPATSGGLSGSGVSLLDNARSNGFTPDVVNLMTMDYGTSGVDMGSAANQAVDAAAGQVASAFGISTAAAYAKLGDTPMIGQNDSAGEIFTLANASSVESYDASKGIALLSYWDENRDNGGCPGSTTASGTCSGLSQSTGDFARAFQPFTGGGSSGGGSGGALPGTWTQCASENGTCAVDGYKTVAFGANGKFTYGTLGNSTACTTGVFGDPAPGTVKACYTETPPPAANTWTSCAAENGTCSFAGVMTVAYGANGSYAYATLPGGTACSNSVFGDPASGSVKSCYVIAPPPSFTSWTSCAAENGTCSISGTHEIAYGAGGQYYYRTVSSATGCSNSVFGDPIPGTAKSCYVQ, encoded by the coding sequence ATGTCCGCACGCAGAAAGTTCGCCTCCGTATTATCCGCACTGGGGGTGGTCGGAGCCGTCGCGGTCTCCGGATTCACCACCGCCTCGCCGGCGGTCGCGGCCTCGTCCCCCAACGCCTGGCCGGCGCATGTGTTCGCTCCCTACGCGGACACCTGGTCGAACAATCTGACCCTCACCGACGCCGCGAATTCCTACGGCACCAAGTTCTTCACCATCGCCTTCGTCGACGGAACCGGCTGTCAGTGGTCGATCGGCGGGCAGGCCGCCCTGCAGACGCAGATCGACAACCTCCGCGCCATCGGCGGCGACGTCTCCGTGTCCTTCGGCGGCTACACCTCCGACCAGAACCTGACCGAGATCGGCGACTCCTGCTCCACCCCCGAGGCCGCGGCGGCCCAGATCGAGTCGGTGGTCACCACCTTCAACCTGTCGCACCTCGACTTCGACATCGAGGCGAACTCGCTGACCAACTCCGCCGGCATCGACCGCCGTGACAAGGCGCTGGCCGAGGTGCGCTCCTGGGCGAGCTCCAACGGCCGCTCGCTGTCCATCTCCCTGACCGTGCCGGCCACCTCCGGGGGCCTCAGCGGCTCCGGGGTCAGCCTGCTCGACAACGCACGCTCCAACGGCTTCACGCCGGACGTCGTCAACCTGATGACGATGGACTACGGGACCTCCGGCGTGGACATGGGCAGCGCGGCCAACCAGGCCGTGGACGCCGCAGCCGGCCAGGTCGCGAGCGCCTTCGGCATCTCCACCGCCGCGGCCTACGCGAAGCTCGGCGACACCCCGATGATCGGTCAGAACGACAGCGCGGGTGAGATCTTCACCCTGGCCAACGCGAGCAGCGTCGAGAGCTACGACGCGTCCAAGGGCATCGCCCTGCTGTCCTACTGGGACGAGAACCGCGACAACGGCGGCTGCCCCGGGTCGACCACGGCCTCCGGCACCTGCAGCGGGCTGAGCCAGTCCACGGGCGACTTCGCCCGGGCCTTCCAGCCGTTCACCGGCGGCGGAAGTTCGGGCGGCGGCAGCGGCGGTGCGTTGCCGGGGACCTGGACGCAGTGCGCGTCCGAGAACGGGACCTGCGCGGTCGACGGCTACAAGACGGTCGCCTTCGGCGCCAACGGCAAGTTCACCTACGGCACCCTGGGCAACTCCACCGCCTGTACCACCGGGGTCTTCGGCGACCCGGCACCCGGCACCGTCAAGGCCTGCTACACCGAGACCCCACCCCCGGCGGCCAACACCTGGACCTCGTGCGCCGCCGAGAACGGCACCTGCTCCTTCGCCGGTGTGATGACCGTCGCCTACGGAGCCAACGGCAGCTACGCCTACGCCACCCTCCCGGGCGGCACCGCCTGCTCCAACAGCGTCTTCGGCGACCCGGCTTCCGGCAGCGTCAAGTCCTGCTACGTGATCGCGCCCCCACCGTCCTTCACCAGCTGGACGTCCTGCGCCGCCGAGAACGGCACCTGCTCCATCAGCGGCACCCATGAAATCGCCTACGGCGCCGGTGGGCAGTACTACTACCGGACCGTCAGCAGCGCGACCGGGTGCAGCAATTCGGTATTCGGCGACCCTATTCCGGGGACCGCCAAGAGCTGCTACGTGCAGTAG